In the genome of Phlebotomus papatasi isolate M1 chromosome 2, Ppap_2.1, whole genome shotgun sequence, one region contains:
- the LOC129803293 gene encoding transferrin-like translates to MMAGGKFSLGLLLGLSLIGLSVSDERIRFCSSIRFAAECEQMDRGNSQVRCVRVQDSIECAQRMLNNTADFGIFGPESVLQIGALAWDGMTVVKELRHSDRADNPVDYESVVLVRNEHQGGTEGLQGAKFCHPGLFYDRSQRWSERFLKHFERTVVPVECERDGVSPAEIEASAMSRFFSSACRPGAWSNNPEEDERLKELFPNLCELCDPDSNTCDYPRNGSGSENSHAEAVRCLIRGGTAAYVAREVAQDIFNGELREHVDSFAYLCPNGTLQSITFNENPCVWLRQPWRVVVASDPMAVQLPQLMNDWFNTGRSEPWKDAIKSIITSESSVVHRPQSLQRLRDYVRSIREIPIDFNFCSTRASWCTTSADEYDKCKVISAGGLTSGVLPTVECRNPRSNVVECLRDISTNGSDFMGIDSNYGFLARNIYNLTAAMYAETESNRYSSVVILVRANATFRGLDSLRDARACFPEYGGIAKVTFVSAAKAEGLFPQNNCNFSVLLGEFFGESCVPGASDPLHDPTGHTPENICSLCRHSVMPVRPIVEVDASVDGDRISKRSVPMPRTDGEEAPVGEDGEEPPVEDEEPPADDEEESPVEDPVEEEHYPEYDEEKKTKIRQQLDRIPGNCNADATNRYFGNQGALRCLAEVGDVAVVELQYLKKHAQELLLNPHDFRVLCRNGSLAAYTGFDVDSDCVMTTIIDGEIVVRRDSTRRDGIVNALTSFDLYFQVQPDFKMYNIFAGVKHLLFKDSTIGLVPANSTDLSTSVRNYIELFDDVEVCQRGGALKVFLNTFLIFATVFITIVRFR, encoded by the exons ATGATGGCGGGCGGGAAATTTTCCCTGGGATTACTTTTAGGATTATCTCTCATAGGGCTCTCTGTGAGCGATG AACGTATTCGATTTTGCTCTTCAATCCGTTTTGCCGCCGAATGCGAACAGATGGACCGCGGAAATTCCCAGGTCAGATGTGTACGTGTCCAAGACAGCATTGAGTGTGCTCAGAGGATGCTCAATAATACAGCTGACTTTGGGATCTTTGGACCTGAGAGTGTTCTTCAGATCGGTGCTCTAGCTTGGGATGGAATGACAGTTGTGAAAGAACTTCGTCATTCAGATCGTGCCGACAATCCAGTTGACTATGAATCCGTTGTGCTGGTTCGCAATGAACATCAGGGTGGGACTGAAGGTCTGCAAGGTGCTAAATTTTGCCACCCAGGTCTTTTTTACGATCGCTCCCAGCGATGGTCTGAGCGATTTCTCAAGCACTTTGAACGTACCGTGGTACCTGTTGAGTGTGAGCGCGATGGTGTGTCCCCTGCAGAAATTGAAGCTTCAGCTATGTCCAGATTTTTCTCATCCGCCTGTCGCCCAGGAGCATGGTCAAATAATCCTGAAGAAGACGAACGCCTCAAAGAGCTCTTTCCTAACTTGTGTGAACTCTGCGATCCTGATTCTAACACTTGCGACTACCCTCGCAATGGATCTGGATCAGAAAACTCTCATGCGGAAGCTGTGCGTTGTCTGATTCGCGGAGGAACTGCAGCTTATGTGGCTAGGGAAGTTGCTCAAGATATATTCAATGGAGAACTCCGTGAACATGTTGATAGCTTTGCTTACTTGTGTCCCAATGGGACATTGCAGAGCATTACTTTCAACGAGAATCCTTGTGTTTGGCTGAGACAACCGTGGCGCGTAGTTGTAGCCAGTGATCCAATGGCGGTGCAATTGCCTCAGTTGATGAATGATTGGTTCAACACCGGTAGAAGTGAACCCTGGAAG GATGCTATCAAGTCCATTATCACGTCGGAGAGCTCAGTTGTCCATCGTCCACAATCACTGCAGAGACTTCGGGATTATGTTCGCAGTATTCGAGAGATCCCTATTGACTTCAACTTCTGTTCGACACGCGCAAGTTGGTGCACAACTTCAGCAGATGAATATGATAAGTGCAAAGTAATCTCAGCTGGTGGTCTTACATCGGGAGTTCTCCCTACCGTTGAATGTCGAAATCCAAGATCAAATGTCGTTGAATGTCTCAGGGATATCAGTACAAATGGTTCAGATTTTATGGGAATTGACTCTAATTATGGTTTCCTGGCACGAAA TATATACAATCTCACAGCAGCCATGTATGCCGAAACTGAGAGCAACAGATACTCATCAGTTGTGATCCTTGTGAGAGCCAATGCCACATTCCGAGGCTTAGATTCTCTCAGGGATGCCAGAGCCTGTTTTCCAGAGTACGGAGGTATCGCCAAAGTCACCTTTGTCAGCGCAGCCAAAGCTGAAGGACTTTTCCCGCAGAATAACTGCAACTTCTCCGTTCTGCTTGGGGAATTCTTTGGAGAATCCTGTGTTCCCGGAGCTTCAGATCCTCTTCACGATCCCACTGGACACACTCCAGAAAATATCTGTAGTCTCTGTCGTCACAGTGTTATGCCTGTGCGTCCAATTGTTGAAGTAGATGCTTCTGTTGACGGAGATCGGATATCTAAGAGATCTGTTCCCATGCCACGCACTGATGGTGAAGAGGCACCCGTTGGAGAAGATGGTGAAGAGCCTCCGGTTGAAGACGAAGAGCCTCCTGCCGATGATGAAGAAGAAAGCCCAGTCGAAGATCCAGTAGAAGAGGAACATTATCCAGAATATGATGAAGAAAAGAAGACAAAAATACGCCAGCAATTGGACAGAATCCCCGGAAACTGCAATGCTGATGCAACGAATCGCTATTTCGGAAACCAAGGCGCTCTCAGGTGCTTAGCAGAAGTTGGTGATGTTGCTGTAGTTGAGCTGCAGTATCTCAAAA AACATGCACAGGAGCTTCTCTTGAACCCTCATGATTTCCGAGTTCTCTGCCGAAATGGAAGTTTAGCAGCATATACTGGTTTCGATGTTGATTCCGACTGCGTTATGACAACGATTATTGATGGAGAGATTGTCGTTCGGAGAGATTCGACAAGACGTGATGGCATCGTAAACGCTCTCACATCCTTTGATCTCTACTTCCAGGTTCAACCAGACTTCAAAATGTACAACATTTTTGCTGGTGTGAAACATCTTTTATTCAAG GACTCCACGATTGGACTTGTACCAGCAAATAGTACGGATTTGAGCACAAGTGTTCGGAATTATATAGAACTCTTCGATGACGTAGAAGTGTGCCAAAGAGGAGGCGCCCTCAAGGTGTTCCTGAATACTTTCCTCATCTTTGCAACAGTCTTCATCACAATTGTCCGGTTTCGGTAG